The following coding sequences lie in one Rickettsiella endosymbiont of Rhagonycha lignosa genomic window:
- the wecB gene encoding non-hydrolyzing UDP-N-acetylglucosamine 2-epimerase, with the protein MKILSIFGTRPEAIKMAPVVKALATEFGSNSMTCVTAQHRGMLDQVLDLFQIKPNYDLDLMKISQNLTDITVNVLNKLRIVLRDCMPDKVIVHGDTSTTFAASLAAFYEKIPVVHVEAGLRSGDMYSPWPEEINRKLTTAIADIHFAPTENAKMNLLREGIEHKKIIVTGNTVIDALIYVVRRIENERELHASLHAKFSYLNNQKKLILITGHRRENNIKKFKSICEAIALLGARDDVEVIYPVHPNPAVNHYVRETLGNKKNMFLIEPQDYLSFVFLMKKSYLILTDSGGIQEEAPSLGKPVLVMRDNTERHEALLTGTIKLVGTCQKRIYAEAIKLLEDETYYNKTSFLQNPFGDGKASQRIVNTLKNIIKDQYDFSAMINLDAKSQRAVYSIT; encoded by the coding sequence ATGAAAATTCTTTCTATATTTGGGACACGTCCGGAAGCAATAAAAATGGCTCCTGTTGTGAAAGCTTTAGCAACGGAGTTTGGAAGTAACTCCATGACTTGTGTAACGGCACAGCATCGAGGCATGCTTGATCAAGTTCTAGATCTTTTTCAAATAAAGCCAAACTATGATTTGGATTTAATGAAAATCAGTCAAAATCTCACCGATATAACAGTCAATGTGCTTAATAAACTCAGAATAGTTTTAAGAGATTGTATGCCGGATAAAGTCATTGTGCATGGTGATACATCGACAACATTTGCTGCTTCATTGGCCGCATTTTATGAAAAAATACCTGTTGTTCATGTTGAGGCAGGCTTACGCAGCGGAGATATGTATTCTCCATGGCCAGAAGAAATAAATAGGAAACTCACGACAGCCATAGCGGACATACACTTTGCCCCAACAGAAAATGCGAAGATGAATTTGTTACGAGAGGGTATTGAGCATAAAAAAATCATTGTTACAGGGAATACGGTTATTGATGCTTTAATATATGTTGTACGGAGGATAGAAAATGAGCGTGAGTTACATGCTAGTTTACATGCCAAATTTTCTTATTTGAATAATCAGAAAAAACTGATTTTGATAACCGGACATCGGAGAGAAAATAATATCAAAAAATTTAAATCTATTTGTGAGGCGATTGCTTTGTTAGGTGCGCGCGATGATGTTGAGGTGATATATCCGGTTCATCCAAATCCTGCCGTTAACCACTATGTGCGAGAAACTTTAGGAAATAAAAAAAATATGTTCTTAATAGAACCCCAAGATTATTTATCATTTGTTTTCTTGATGAAAAAGTCTTACTTGATATTGACAGATTCAGGTGGGATACAAGAAGAGGCGCCTAGTTTAGGAAAGCCTGTACTGGTTATGCGCGATAATACAGAAAGACATGAAGCGTTGCTTACGGGTACTATAAAATTGGTCGGAACCTGTCAAAAAAGAATATATGCCGAGGCGATAAAGTTATTAGAAGATGAAACGTATTATAATAAGACGAGCTTTTTACAAAATCCCTTTGGCGATGGAAAGGCTAGCCAACGGATTGTTAATACCTTAAAAAATATTATAAAAGATCAATATGATTTCAGCGCCATGATTAATCTTGATGCGAAATCACAGCGAGCAGTATATTCCATCACGTAA
- a CDS encoding ankyrin repeat domain-containing protein, translated as MSGATPLHCACLGLPPNFVRNIEAVKLLIEKGGDVNAINNRQAKPLAIANRNVELVKLLTPHMLIKDAIQEKPDCLKNKDELSLFWDESLKKSISC; from the coding sequence GTGAGTGGTGCAACTCCACTTCATTGTGCTTGCCTTGGGCTTCCACCTAATTTTGTGCGTAATATTGAAGCTGTAAAACTACTTATAGAAAAAGGAGGCGATGTTAATGCAATAAACAATAGACAGGCCAAACCATTGGCAATAGCAAATAGAAACGTCGAATTAGTAAAGCTACTTACTCCTCATATGTTGATAAAAGACGCAATACAAGAAAAGCCTGACTGCTTAAAAAATAAAGATGAATTGTCACTTTTTTGGGATGAAAGTCTAAAAAAATCAATTTCCTGCTAA
- a CDS encoding DMT family transporter: protein MLTAVFFVSLTSVLVKWTSATYGITEIIFFRNAIAVIMCLGILSKKQIKYTSSHLKWHFLHAFLGLSAMFFFYTALSKLPIADVTATLFSVPLFVIIFSSILLKERVGFKGGSCVLVGLIGALMVVRSSASILQLNSIFALLSAIFTALALITIRYIGKYENSITTTFYYTLITTAALFPILPIHWTTPSVYDLLLLILLGIGDCLGQLLMTQSYRDAPSYLVAPLGYTSLIWTVLFGFIIWSEMPKSIAFVGVFLIIASTLSLVSYQNKKK from the coding sequence ATGTTAACTGCTGTTTTTTTTGTATCTCTTACTTCTGTATTAGTTAAATGGACAAGCGCAACGTATGGAATTACTGAGATTATATTTTTTAGAAACGCCATTGCTGTCATTATGTGCTTGGGAATTCTATCTAAAAAACAAATTAAATATACAAGCTCTCACCTTAAGTGGCATTTCTTGCATGCTTTTTTAGGGTTGAGTGCTATGTTTTTTTTCTATACTGCACTTTCTAAGTTACCCATTGCCGATGTTACTGCAACTTTGTTCTCGGTTCCTCTATTTGTGATTATTTTTTCATCGATTCTTTTGAAAGAAAGGGTTGGTTTTAAAGGTGGGAGTTGTGTTTTGGTTGGATTAATTGGTGCGCTTATGGTTGTACGTAGCAGCGCAAGCATTTTGCAGTTAAACTCAATATTTGCTTTGTTAAGCGCGATATTTACCGCATTAGCTTTGATTACTATTCGTTATATTGGAAAATATGAAAATAGTATTACCACTACTTTTTATTACACCCTAATAACCACTGCGGCTTTATTTCCTATTTTACCGATACACTGGACCACTCCAAGCGTGTACGATCTATTGCTATTAATTTTGCTAGGGATTGGTGATTGTTTAGGTCAACTACTTATGACGCAATCTTATAGAGATGCCCCTTCTTATCTTGTCGCCCCATTAGGTTATACTTCTCTTATTTGGACGGTACTTTTTGGATTTATTATTTGGTCAGAAATGCCAAAATCAATAGCTTTTGTAGGTGTTTTTTTAATTATCGCTAGTACACTCTCTCTGGTTAGCTACCAAAATAAAAAAAAATAA
- a CDS encoding small ribosomal subunit Rsm22 family protein, protein MNKTDFELLAAIEKTMAEGDMAYSHIELAEAYKNLQKMYAGLKHTTLRKKNLSMGLPTFLLSIQVELAAYLRTRMPATFAVANKILKQIFSFKLSKKIESILDLGTGTGAVLWAAMENTNLSKVSALDQDAAMIKLAQKVAGYSTNPFWQRVNWKHMNIDKNLELPSHDLVTLSYFLIEQQKDLRQTLFEKVWVLANQAIVIIEPGTPRGFSNCMEARDFFLSKGGFIAAPCSHHGRCPIHNNNDDWCHFAERIERSFWQKSLKKGTLGYEDEPYSYLIITKEVVDREGDRILKSPSKHSGHILFDVCASDNIKKITISRKQGSVFKTAKKMKWGEALEIPR, encoded by the coding sequence ATGAATAAGACCGATTTTGAGTTATTAGCCGCTATAGAAAAAACCATGGCTGAAGGTGATATGGCTTATAGCCATATAGAGTTGGCGGAAGCATATAAAAATCTCCAAAAAATGTATGCAGGATTAAAGCATACTACTTTAAGAAAAAAAAATTTGTCCATGGGACTTCCCACTTTTTTGTTGTCAATTCAAGTGGAGCTTGCCGCTTATTTACGAACTCGTATGCCCGCAACCTTTGCAGTAGCGAATAAAATATTAAAGCAAATTTTTTCTTTTAAGCTATCCAAAAAAATTGAAAGTATTCTTGATCTTGGTACAGGAACAGGAGCTGTTTTATGGGCAGCAATGGAAAACACAAACCTTAGTAAGGTGAGTGCGCTTGATCAAGACGCAGCAATGATTAAACTTGCTCAAAAAGTAGCTGGTTATAGTACCAACCCATTTTGGCAGCGAGTTAATTGGAAGCATATGAACATTGATAAAAATCTTGAGCTGCCTTCCCACGATCTGGTAACTCTCTCTTATTTCCTTATAGAGCAACAGAAAGATTTGAGACAAACCCTTTTTGAGAAAGTATGGGTGTTAGCCAATCAAGCAATAGTTATTATTGAGCCTGGAACTCCAAGAGGATTTAGTAATTGCATGGAGGCTCGTGACTTTTTTCTATCAAAGGGAGGATTTATAGCGGCACCTTGTTCACATCATGGAAGGTGCCCAATACACAATAATAATGATGATTGGTGTCATTTTGCTGAGCGGATTGAAAGATCTTTTTGGCAGAAATCCCTTAAAAAAGGAACTCTTGGTTATGAAGATGAACCCTATTCTTATTTAATTATTACAAAAGAAGTTGTCGATAGAGAAGGAGATCGGATTTTAAAGTCCCCTTCAAAACATTCAGGTCACATTCTATTTGATGTTTGTGCATCAGATAATATAAAAAAAATAACTATTAGTCGTAAACAAGGTAGTGTCTTTAAGACAGCTAAAAAAATGAAATGGGGTGAAGCCTTAGAGATACCACGATGA
- a CDS encoding glycosyltransferase family 2 protein — protein MLIPSAKPVVYIIIPAYNVEQCIKRSVMSVLDQKEIDIKIIIVNHGSSDGTGDVIATNFRQENRVIYIPLKRIHQERPSASRPLNAGYAYIKKNYLLDDSCWIMRLDADDFLVDQYIISHSLQIGKYNKIICGILTFFDEKTYVSTLYGTKIKFRTKQGMLKKGAYAAAHPAIFVRGDFLNSLPLFPVVYDENITYGEDLDVTLRLFRHAFDFDYEFLDKSVIFKSLNEFSLTSLTSKKNQWKDIYYVFKKNKSISKLLLVYFFCDLLIRNKKQRFYFLRKIFGLPANKVGDIISISSKFVLKRLQEIE, from the coding sequence ATGTTAATACCATCTGCTAAACCTGTGGTCTATATCATTATTCCAGCTTATAACGTAGAGCAGTGCATTAAACGCTCTGTTATGAGTGTGCTTGATCAAAAAGAAATCGATATAAAAATAATAATTGTTAATCATGGATCATCAGATGGGACCGGTGATGTTATAGCTACTAACTTTCGACAAGAAAATCGGGTTATCTATATCCCATTAAAAAGAATACATCAAGAAAGGCCAAGTGCCTCCAGGCCATTAAATGCAGGTTATGCTTATATTAAAAAAAATTACTTGCTTGATGATTCTTGCTGGATAATGCGACTGGATGCAGATGACTTTTTAGTCGATCAATATATCATTAGTCACTCATTGCAGATTGGAAAATATAATAAAATAATTTGTGGAATATTAACATTTTTTGATGAAAAAACTTATGTTTCAACACTTTATGGAACAAAAATAAAATTTAGAACAAAGCAGGGAATGCTAAAAAAAGGCGCCTATGCTGCAGCCCATCCTGCAATTTTTGTAAGAGGAGACTTTTTAAATTCGTTACCTTTATTTCCTGTAGTTTATGACGAAAATATAACTTATGGTGAAGATTTAGATGTAACTCTGCGTTTATTTAGGCATGCCTTTGATTTTGATTATGAGTTTCTTGATAAATCAGTTATATTTAAGTCATTAAATGAATTTTCCTTGACTTCCCTCACGTCTAAGAAAAATCAATGGAAAGATATTTATTATGTTTTTAAAAAAAACAAGTCTATATCTAAATTGCTTTTAGTATACTTTTTTTGCGATCTTCTCATAAGAAATAAAAAACAACGATTTTATTTTTTACGGAAGATATTTGGGCTTCCAGCAAATAAAGTGGGTGATATTATTTCAATTTCGTCTAAATTTGTTTTAAAAAGGCTCCAAGAAATTGAATAA
- a CDS encoding carbamoyltransferase C-terminal domain-containing protein, with amino-acid sequence MIILGISGGHDANWCIVKDGKLLGAFEKERFTKKRHDSGEIVSFIARSLGYLGLTVNDIDCIATSEPVHKNTEPGFLTLTGKKYKLPEQWEMHTVEIFNKILPAVSIPHHLAHASYARYTSDFDNTSVITWDGGGDFYTEDAYSSTTISSWKDNKLEWLKRIDNSDFGSLWFTYANTLFGDGNMAGKLMGLAAYGSDVMVDQFRERFYAPVRNILEGAFTIKNCWPDHFSPPFISAGISWKEKISKDVAYAIQYITEEAGLSIVEKFAKISAYKNLALSGGVALNGYLNTRIRESGFFENVFVPPSVHDGGIAVGCALFATYHVFDMPWRPIKNELAFLGYSYSEESILQALKKYNLTGNKIEKEEAIELASKAILDERIVAWYEGRSEHGPRALGNRSILALPHTKRSKDILNEKIKFRESFRPIAPVVMEKNLSKYFDTKESSPYMMYIVKSHEKAKQLIPSGLHIDGTARVQTVTEKSSLGKITSTIERVSGVGCVLNTSFNIRTPIVETPDDAIEAFLQVPIDILYLGGHLIKKSVKVTTSAQKTEKRDYVNTIC; translated from the coding sequence ATGATCATTTTAGGCATTTCTGGAGGACATGATGCTAATTGGTGTATCGTTAAAGATGGAAAGTTGTTGGGTGCTTTTGAGAAGGAACGTTTCACGAAAAAGCGCCATGATTCAGGCGAAATAGTATCCTTCATTGCACGTTCACTAGGCTATCTTGGCTTGACAGTGAATGATATAGATTGCATTGCTACAAGCGAACCTGTCCATAAAAATACAGAACCTGGATTTTTGACATTAACCGGTAAAAAATACAAGCTCCCTGAGCAGTGGGAAATGCATACAGTTGAAATATTCAATAAAATTTTACCTGCTGTATCCATTCCGCATCATTTAGCGCACGCCTCGTATGCGCGTTATACCAGCGATTTTGACAATACCTCCGTTATCACATGGGATGGAGGCGGCGATTTCTATACAGAAGATGCTTATTCCTCTACAACTATTTCTTCTTGGAAAGATAACAAATTAGAGTGGCTAAAACGTATAGATAACTCTGATTTTGGTTCACTCTGGTTTACCTACGCGAACACACTATTTGGCGATGGAAATATGGCAGGAAAACTAATGGGGTTAGCTGCTTACGGTTCCGATGTAATGGTCGATCAATTTAGAGAGCGTTTTTATGCACCTGTTCGTAATATTTTGGAAGGAGCCTTTACCATAAAAAATTGCTGGCCAGATCATTTTTCGCCGCCATTTATATCAGCGGGCATATCATGGAAAGAGAAAATTTCAAAAGATGTTGCTTACGCAATACAGTACATAACAGAAGAAGCAGGATTATCAATTGTTGAAAAATTTGCAAAGATTTCTGCTTATAAGAATCTTGCTTTATCAGGAGGAGTCGCACTTAATGGATATTTAAATACTCGGATAAGAGAGAGTGGTTTCTTCGAAAATGTATTTGTACCGCCATCTGTTCATGACGGTGGCATTGCAGTAGGTTGTGCCTTGTTTGCAACATATCATGTTTTCGATATGCCATGGCGACCCATTAAGAATGAACTTGCTTTTCTAGGGTATTCATATTCAGAAGAGAGTATTTTACAAGCATTAAAAAAATATAATTTGACTGGTAACAAAATAGAGAAGGAAGAAGCTATTGAATTGGCTTCAAAAGCCATTTTAGATGAGCGTATCGTTGCTTGGTATGAAGGGCGTTCAGAGCATGGGCCAAGAGCTTTAGGAAACAGGAGTATTTTAGCATTACCTCATACCAAACGAAGCAAAGATATTTTGAATGAAAAAATTAAGTTTAGAGAATCATTTCGCCCGATTGCTCCTGTTGTTATGGAAAAGAATCTATCAAAATACTTTGATACGAAAGAATCATCCCCCTATATGATGTACATTGTGAAAAGTCATGAAAAGGCTAAGCAATTAATACCTTCTGGGTTACATATTGATGGCACAGCTAGAGTCCAGACTGTTACAGAAAAATCTTCTTTGGGAAAAATTACTAGCACTATTGAGAGAGTCTCAGGTGTTGGGTGTGTGTTAAATACTTCTTTTAACATTAGAACACCGATAGTGGAAACACCCGATGACGCAATTGAGGCATTCCTACAAGTACCTATTGATATTCTTTATCTTGGAGGACATCTAATAAAAAAGAGCGTAAAAGTTACAACGAGTGCTCAGAAAACTGAGAAAAGAGACTATGTTAATACCATCTGCTAA
- a CDS encoding glycosyltransferase, whose protein sequence is MKLVIKKILVLSYYHLWIAGGGHRPHQLLVEDLGLVRQIIFVCASDTDIENVSKWYANDIYKNLSLYVLSGNCLRCLKPFSENEYNSFSSLEELTATFKPDYIRAHNPVDLYLGYLEFINKKNIPFIYDQMDYWEAFSVQPWGDKYVEEQYIQSATHITTISQYLINLLPKEKPKLLLENAVSNQFIQRIDESKHEKVINNNSKNVLYIGAIWPSWFDWDLSIYLVRKFPKYNFTFIGAVTSTIDENDGVDTVKLAEELGSHSNVTMLPEILHTDLAQWLIKSDVGIIPFKVNELTLACSPLKVFEYLAAGLPVVSPNLTQITGYPQVYTGNNFDEIAQSLAKAHKQNFAEKDKADMDKFRQSNTWQHRLNALDYFIGAL, encoded by the coding sequence ATGAAGTTAGTTATAAAAAAGATACTTGTCTTAAGCTATTATCACTTATGGATTGCAGGGGGTGGACATAGGCCGCATCAATTATTAGTTGAGGATTTAGGTCTAGTCCGTCAAATAATTTTTGTATGTGCAAGTGATACCGATATAGAAAATGTCAGCAAATGGTATGCTAACGATATTTATAAAAATCTTTCTTTATATGTTTTATCTGGAAATTGTCTAAGGTGTCTAAAACCTTTTTCGGAAAATGAATATAATTCCTTTTCTTCATTAGAGGAGTTAACAGCCACTTTTAAACCAGATTATATACGTGCGCATAATCCCGTTGATTTATACTTGGGATATCTAGAGTTCATCAATAAAAAAAATATCCCATTTATTTATGATCAGATGGACTATTGGGAAGCATTTTCTGTTCAGCCATGGGGAGATAAATATGTAGAAGAACAATACATACAATCAGCCACCCATATCACTACTATCAGCCAGTATTTAATAAATTTACTACCGAAAGAGAAACCAAAATTACTGTTAGAAAATGCAGTTAGTAATCAATTCATACAGAGAATCGATGAGTCAAAACATGAAAAGGTAATTAATAACAACAGTAAAAATGTTTTATATATCGGCGCAATTTGGCCATCCTGGTTTGATTGGGATTTAAGCATATATTTGGTACGGAAGTTTCCTAAATATAATTTTACTTTCATTGGCGCTGTAACATCGACTATTGATGAAAATGATGGGGTTGATACTGTTAAGTTAGCTGAAGAGTTAGGTTCTCATTCTAATGTCACAATGCTCCCTGAAATATTACATACGGATTTAGCGCAATGGTTAATTAAATCTGATGTTGGGATCATTCCCTTTAAAGTGAATGAATTAACACTAGCTTGCTCCCCGCTAAAAGTATTCGAATATTTAGCAGCGGGATTACCGGTAGTTTCTCCAAATCTAACGCAAATTACCGGGTACCCACAAGTTTATACAGGAAATAACTTTGATGAAATTGCTCAGAGCCTTGCGAAAGCGCATAAACAAAATTTCGCTGAAAAAGACAAGGCGGATATGGATAAATTTAGGCAGAGTAATACTTGGCAGCATCGTCTCAATGCGCTTGACTATTTTATAGGAGCTCTTTGA